The DNA region GCGACTGATCAGTAGATTGTTTACGTTTAGTTTGTACAGTCGCAGAATGACGGACTCGGTGCCAAGTGATATAATCGCGCTCGGAAACAAAATCGCCGCAAAAATCGGCATCGATAACGTGGACGTAATTTTGCACAGCGGCAACGCCAAAGGGGAAGGGTATCTTGGAGAAATTGTATTTCTCGAGTTAAAGGACAAGACCAATGGGAAGTGCCAGCACGTGGTTGTGAAAAGGGCATTtactaataaacaaacaagGGACACTAATCCAATAAGGGAGACGTTTTTGAATGAGATTTACTTTTATGACGATATATTGCCGGCCCTGCAGCGATTTCAAGTGGAAAATGGGTTTGAGAAGTTCGacaaaataagtaaatgttttttgaCTAGTAGGGAAGACACCAATGAGTATATGGTACTGgagaacataaaaaaaattggctTCGAACTGTTCGACAAAACGAAAATTTTATCCTATCAACATATggaaataatctataaaaactATGCCTATTTACATGCGACCAGCTTTTTGTAcagaaaatacaaaacaaaagaATTCGATAAATTATTGGGCGGCTTGTACGATCTGTATGAACCGTTTATGAAAATCGAATATTCTATCACGATGTGGACGCAAATGTTTCAAATGGCAAGCGAAAAACTAATTCCTGGCGAAGACGATGAAGTTATAGCGGcatttgacaaatatttaaaagatggAATAGAAATATTCCGGCGATCGTGGTACTACCAAGGAAAATACCCCCTACTTACTCACGGAGACTGCTGGAGCAATAATATGATGTTTAAATATGATGTAAGTaccaaacataaatttatacctGTTTACTGAcgtaatttaatgtttcaggAGAAAAGGAATGTGGTGGATTTAAAACTACTGGACTGGCAAATCACCAAAGTAGGTTCACCAGTTCACGATTTATCCTACTGCCTTTATTCAGGGGCCTCACTAGACACGTACGAAAGACTGGATGATTTACTCAAGCTTTATTACGAACATTTCTCAGCGGTTTTGCGACAAGCTGGCGAAAATCCGGAAGAAGTGTACCCCTTTTCGGTATTGAAAGAAGAGTGGAaggaatattgtaaatttggcTGGACCATGTCTCTAATGgtgatgaaaattaaaactactgAACAAGAAGACAAACTGGACTTAGTTGATATTAGCACTagtgacaataaaatagaaatggcCAAGAAAATGGTACGAGGAACGCCTTCAACAGAATACGATAGAAGAGCGCGAGAACTCTTACTGCATGTTTACAAAATTGGTGGCATGTAGgactgtaattttttaaaatttttatgtctagtttgtataaataaaattagaaattttgataaacttgtaaaaagaaaatatatgttttaaattgttgatgtgaatatttacattaattttaaaaaaatagttgttaaaggatttaaaaaattaaaacaaaatacattttgtttacaacatgtgcatatttttaataattattaccatTTGCCACTGATTCACTTGAAAGCCTATCAAGCAGTTGTAtagattgaaaaaatatttaattaaaaatatgcttttaattattgtttacaacTTAAATTTTGCAATGACTAATAATTGTTTGTCTGCACGTGTAAAGTCAGTCACATGGCAAATAGTAATTAAGAACAccaataataacatttaattttgatattagttGTCATAAACTGAAGGACATTTTACTtgcaaaattaacttttatccattccaatttaaatctttacctaatttgaatttaatcgtTTTGATAAGcatcaattatcaattatgAGATAAATAAGACGTTATTTCTAACTTtgcaatatataataaaatagaattgaGACTAAAACTTAGAGGAATAATATGGAAAAGGTTCAGTAGCAATAGTAGTAGATTTTAAATCCCAATCACATGATCAAATAATCATCTGAACAAAAGATCCACACAACGAATAAAGGTAATTTATTCTGTGATGTCatcattgttattaaattgatgtacataatatgtacaaacattataatttattatgtcatTATGTCATATAATCGCACATTCCGACaccgtaaattataaaaaactgttatttaaattattgtcatgGGAATACTTGTAATATTGATTCAGTtactagttttatttttcaaatttggctTTATCATCTGCACcgcttaaaatatttgaataatatgtttacaggcttttaatttgaatggctatttttatttataaagtgaattaatttatcattattttttttttaaatttgactttATCATATGcacaacttaaaatatttgaacactTTGTTTACagacttttaatttgaatgactatgtttgtatttataagatgaattaacttatttttttttgtaaatttagctTTATCATCtgcacaaattaaaatatttgtacaccTTGTTTACAGATTTCTAATTTGAATGTCtacttttatttgtaaagtgaATTaacttattcttattttttttttcaaatttcgcTTTACCATCTGCAcagcttaaaatattttaacattatacttttaatgtaaatatctatttttatttataaagagaattaacttttttttcaaatttgaaattatcatatgcataaattaaaatatttgaataccaTGTTTATAGACTTCTAATTTGTAagcctatttttatttataaagtgatttaatttattattatgtattatttttaatttgcctTTATCGTCtgcacaaattaaaatatttgaacattatgtttaaatgcttttaatgcgaatatctatttttatatataaagtgaattaatttattgttattttttttttaactttgacGTTATCATCTGCatcacttaaaatatttgaacaatatGTTTACATGCTTCTAATTTGAATGGCTATTTTTATGGATAAAgtgaattaactttattaaatgatcTGCCTGTTCTATTGTTCTTATTTATCACATGGTTATAttattgctataataataaaaattacacactCATAACTTTAAgaggtttttattattgtttacttaTCACGTTTCAgattaaagttatattatacgCAATTATAATagacttcaaaattaaaatataaaacacgtTTCTATcgtaatgaattatttataaaaaataatacagagacataattaaaactaacaatTATCATGTTCATTGATAAACATGATGGATTAACAAACCTTAAACgtcgaaattttattacattgtatttattaatattaaaacatcataattatttaaatataaacaaacagaTACTAAGGTTTGattcataaaatgtaattgctattaaatatatatagaatatcCTGAGGAAATGATTATGTTATATACGTAtatacacaaatataaattaattgacaatCCGTAATCTATATTATTACCATATATAAAGTGTAAAGTACTTAatgagaatttatttttaagagaaTATCGCATGCCAATAATTCCACGATAAACCGAAAGCAGCGCAATTAGATaaagagaaatttaaattatactgcAAACATTTTTGGCCGATCATCCAATGAGTGGACAACATCATAACTACACTGAATAAATAGCGCAcgatcatttttattgtttagtatAACTTTGCTACTGTTAATAAACGGTTTGTTCCGCAGTAACCATAAGATGCACGATTCAGTACCGTCAGCGCTCATCCCTATCGTGGAAAAGGTTGCGAAAAAATTGGGATGTGACAAATACGAAACGGTGTTGATCGGTGCCAATGCGA from Aethina tumida isolate Nest 87 chromosome 1, icAetTumi1.1, whole genome shotgun sequence includes:
- the LOC109602203 gene encoding uncharacterized protein LOC109602203 yields the protein MTDSVPSDIIALGNKIAAKIGIDNVDVILHSGNAKGEGYLGEIVFLELKDKTNGKCQHVVVKRAFTNKQTRDTNPIRETFLNEIYFYDDILPALQRFQVENGFEKFDKISKCFLTSREDTNEYMVLENIKKIGFELFDKTKILSYQHMEIIYKNYAYLHATSFLYRKYKTKEFDKLLGGLYDLYEPFMKIEYSITMWTQMFQMASEKLIPGEDDEVIAAFDKYLKDGIEIFRRSWYYQGKYPLLTHGDCWSNNMMFKYDEKRNVVDLKLLDWQITKVGSPVHDLSYCLYSGASLDTYERLDDLLKLYYEHFSAVLRQAGENPEEVYPFSVLKEEWKEYCKFGWTMSLMVMKIKTTEQEDKLDLVDISTSDNKIEMAKKMVRGTPSTEYDRRARELLLHVYKIGGM